The sequence AACTCAAGCAATGAAGAACTAAGGTATTTACCTGAAAGAGGCAAGGTGTAGTATTCATCACTTTCACCAAAAGTTGAAGGAGAAATGTCGAGTTTGATGACATGGCCGGATTTGTTGTGACAACTGATTCCGATCCAATCGcaacactctcttttctcttcttcaCTTCCCCAAGAAGAGAGAAGAGGATTAGTAGCATGTAGACTATGTTTAAACTTGAGAAGTGCTTCTCTTTCAACTTGTTTGCACTTGATCATCACACTTGATCCTCTAACCTCTCTTGAGTTTGATGAGAaaagaaaaatcaccaaaaagaTAACAATTTGAGTAAGTAGTAGTCTATCCATATTTTTAGTGGCAAGAAATGAAGATGAGAGCATAAAGTTTCCAACACCAAAtgtgataataaataataaataaaatatgataaTAAGTGTATATGTCGACTATGTGAATGGACTATATGATATGAAGACTTTGAGAATGTGGTAATTGACTATCGTTTAGTGGAAACAATGACATGCATGACAATTGATTGGATGTCAATAATCAAAGAAGATTTGGAGAATGAAGTTGACAATAATCTTTTAGTGTTTGCAATTGagtaaattattattcaatgtgtcaattttctaatctaaacatttatatataaattgatattatttatagttgtttttttttttttgagttgatAGAATAacttcagtttatatatatataatgtaatttttttaatccaatttttttgttaatactTATTCACAGTAAATACTCATTAAAAATATACTCATAAGTAGTTTATATCAATCTCTCGAAAAGAAGACTATCCATATATAGTTTTTTTCTGTGGCAAAGAAGACTATCAatagttagtttaattaagacattataatcttttttaatatcatacatatattGTATTATAGACCTTCCATAATTCTctaaatattctaaataaatTACTATAATCTgagtataaataaaaaaatatataataaaatatttaaaatttatttttattaattacagtaaattaattattataattttttcaaatacaacaacaaaaatatCTACATGTGGTCCTGTTTTCTTGTGGTCCATTGTACATGTTTTGCTATATTTTGTTGGGAGTCTAATAGTGATATGTAATTTAACTTTTTTCAATAATGTTAATATGGGTTCATACCTATATTAGGAAATGCCAAAAACCCTAATAAATAAAGTTTAGTCTAAAGTCCAAATAAAGAGAGGTTCCACTAATATATATGTGTGGTACACATATACTACTCAATACACTTATATATGCTATTATGCTCATATTTCAGCAGCATTGTGATGATGTTGATTTCACTTTCCGTTTTATTTGACttctgaaaaagaaaagaaattaaattcCAATTTGATATCTTATTTTCTAATCTTTGACAATCAACAAATTTGTATGTGGCTGTGGTGCAATAATTGTATGTACTGTGCTTCATTATATTCTTTTGGACTTATCAATTTTACTTGGCTAGAGTAGTTGATCCACTTAATTTGAAACTGAGTTGTTATAGTTTGGTTTTGGTAcatttttttactattattgTGGAACATAACATTCTTTGAAAAATTTAGCAATtcagaaagaaagaaataatgGTGTTTGAGAACCTAACATGTTTGAATAACATGAACTTTGCTGAGTTCTAACCTTTATTAGAGCACTCAGATATTACCTTATCAAAATTGTATTTATCTTTATTTATGAGTAACGATATGGACACACATAAATTGATAAGCGAGATAcatcttaaataaaaataattaattaaaatagctTATCACATATGTGTATCATATTTGTGTGTCAttgtacttttattttattaccttatttttttttttagtataacgTAATGGTATTTTATAatgaattaataatttaatagctTCAAGGTCTTAGATTTGAATTAATAATCTCGCTCTTTTTTTCCCATCCCTCTCTCATCACTAAACTAGCCTTAGTTGCTATTTTATTACCTCATCAAACTATAATATTATGccatacattattttttttatatatattattgtttaaatattacattttaaatctataaataAAAGGCTTCAAATTATAAAAAGTACAAAAGAGTAATTATTGAGATGATTTGAAGAAtgaaaattcatatcttttaaattttgtgattTTAGCTCATTTGATGGTGccaattaatttttctttataacaaattttcttcatattttacatttacatatatattagcTTTTAGCTCATGAGTGTGAGTACACTTACAAGGAAAGTTGCTCTCCTTTTATTGGTTTTTCATACAATTAAATCCGGAATTGTGGCTTCAAATCTCAAATCTAGTCCAAATAACCCGAACAAATGAATTTGGTGTCAATAATCTAGTTAATTTGATTCATTTATAACTTTCTGATTCAATCGTAATTTTTGAATTCTTACTAATAGTTACATGTTTGTTATTGTGCTAGGTAGAATATTGATATCCATTTAGTATTGTTTGTGAACTTTGCAAAGGTTAGAAAACTACCTTAAACCAAAAAGGAACAATACTTAAAAAAACACATAACAATTGTAAAATACACCATGGTTTTGAAGTTAGCATTTAATTATCTGGCTTGGTTTtgaattttcaagaaaattgtAATACTAATtcggttcaaaaaaaaaaaaaaaatccagatTAAGTGAGGAGGTGAAAAATCATGATTCTATTAAGGGCCATAAAAAATGGTAGATTTGAGAAATTTCCAAAGCTCGAAGGGTTGGCCGAGTTTTGAGCTGCAACAGTAGCCATATTCGCCGTCAATGGCGGAAAAGGCTTTGATACCATGTTATGGTTAGTGTTCCTTCGGTTCATGATGAAAAGAATCAAACAGTAATCAAAGATGAACAAAGAacagagaggaagaaagagaaagcaagagaaagagaatcaaagagTCATTCTATTATTGTTGAAATATTACAGAGTACAAAAAGGTTTATATATTGAGTCACTTGAGAGGAGTGACCAACTGAAAAACAGTTGAAAAAACAACTCTGCAATAACAGAAATAACGACAACAACAGACTCAGACTATGACTCCCTAATACATATCATCTCAATACATACACAATCCATTGAGAATGATTTTGTGCAACATTCAATATATTATACAAACTAGATTTTACAGATTTTATTacactttaaatattaaaaaaaaaagtcttaaccttataaattattttaagaggAAATTTTTCAGAAGTGAAACATTCTCCAAATGAAGAACCAACCACATGTCTCCTGCAAGTAAGACACCTCTTAAATAAAGTAATATGAAAaagaatatattataatttgaaaagaaaattaattattagtatgtttCACCTCTTAGCTTCTCATAAATTGATGAAGTATTTTCTCCTTATAAATCTTGTATTAATTAGGTACACCAATCTTCTACATTACTCAAGAACTTGAAAGAAGTGTATCTCCAAGACTTATTGAAGATCAAAGTAAAACAAATTCCCCAAAATCCAACCACAAATCCCATTGCTAAGCTGATGAAAAATCCTTTGGTTATAATAAGCTCGTCTTCATTTTCTAGGCGGTCATCACCAAGATGAGGGGGAGGAGTTGCTTCTTTGTCTTCCTGACATTTCTTAAGAAGTGGGGATCCACAGAGTTCGGGATTCCCTTCGTATGAGGCTTCATCTCGGGTTTGCAGTTGAGTACCAGTTGGAATTTTTCCAGACAAGTTGTTGTTTGACAAGTCTAAAGTGTTGAGACGATCCACTTTAGATAGACTTGAAGGAATTTTACCAAAAATGTGGTTTCTTGACAAATCAAGAGCATCTAAAGATACCAACTTACCAATCTCTGATGGAATTTGTCCACTTAAATTGTTTCTTGAAATGTTCAATAACACCAAACCATTAAGTTGAGTGATTTGTCTTGGAATTTCTCCTATCAACTTGTTGCTAGATAGATCGATAATTTTTACAAGACGAAGAGTACTTTTGTATGAAGACAAAGTACCTTTCCAAGTTAAGAAAACTTGGTCATCATAATCAGTTATTCCCAATTCATAATAATCAACAGTTGTAAAATATGTATCCTCATCTTCATTCTTTTTCATTGAAGAAAAATTACCAATACAACTTGGTATTCTTCCAGAGATGTGATTAAGTGACAAGTCCAACACATGAAGCTTTACCAAATGACACAGATTTTGAGGTATGGTTTTATTGAAATGATTGGATCTCAAGCTGAGAATCATAAGGTTTTGAAGACTTTCTCCTATCCACATTGGTATTGACCCTGATAATTGATTTTTTCCCAAGTCAAGAAGAATCAATTCTTGACATTTTTTCATGGATGAAGGCAAATTCCCACTGAAATTATTGTTACTTAAATGTAATGATCTAATTGAAGATAAGCTCCCAATAGACTTAGGAATTTTTCCTGATAGCTTATTGTTTGACAAAATGAGAATCTTTATGTATTTGAGTTTCCACAAACAGTTTGGAAGCTCTCCAATCAGTTGATTATCAGAGATATCTAGAAAACTCAAGGAGTAATGATAATGATCATCACTAACATTACACATGGAATTGAGACTTGAAAATTTGTTTTTGGAAAGATGTAATCTTTCCactttgaataaaaaatttggTATTGGACCAACAAAATGATTTGAACTCAAATCAACTTCAATAAGGTTTGATTTCAATGAATAATCTTTCACTATAGGTCCACCGATTTGGTTGTTCGAAAGATTCACCAAAGATAATTGAGTACTAAAATTCCAAAACCAATTTGGAATAGATTCTGAAATTCCTGAATTGGTAATGACTATGTGGGAGAGATTTTTTTGTGTTTGCAACCACTTTGGAAATTCAAACCCTAATTTACAATTCCCAAGTCCAAGAACTTGTAAATGAAAGGGAGGAATCCAATTAGAAGAGACATTCAACTCTAGAtgtttattaaatgataaatcaAGATGATATAGCTTTGAGAGATTTGAGAAATGAGCTTCACTAAGCACACCTTCTAGTGAGTTCATAGATAGATTCAAAATCTCCAAATGCCTCAAATTGCCAATACTTTTAGGTACAAGCCCATGCAATTGATTTGCATTAATTCTCAACTCTTTCAAAGATAAAAGTTGTGTATCTTTGACAACAAACATATCCATCATTTCACCTTTGAGATTATTAAAGCTAAGATCAAGGTATTCTAGGGCATTCATGTTTCCGAAATCATTCGGAATAGAATTTTCTAATCGATTAGCACTCAGATCAAGATATGTAAGAGAAGCCAAG is a genomic window of Cannabis sativa cultivar Pink pepper isolate KNU-18-1 chromosome 9, ASM2916894v1, whole genome shotgun sequence containing:
- the LOC115703929 gene encoding receptor-like protein EIX2; the protein is MVKFTQIVMFFVILLYSNLGEKVRGIKCKHVEREALLKFKHGLDGSTPLLSSWGNEEEKRECCEWIGIRCDNKSGHVISLDISPSTFGDDDENKECDTYHMDLSGKYISSSLLKLKNLSYLRLSCIDLENLQFPSFIGNLSKLLYLDLSNNLLSGKIPSQLGNLSKLKFLDLSNNSPDLIISNLDWLSTLTSLNFLDLSNLDLGEVKNWMQPIFQLPQLTNVNLSSCSLQDLTPNSFPSYNNSSISILDLSWNVLSNYSTYHWLINSMPNLLHLDLHNNMLSFPQNSFGNLVTSTLTYLDLSDNEIHGTIPNTFKNITSLEYLSLRGNYFSGTIPYGFGNLASLTYLDLSANRLENSIPNDFGNMNALEYLDLSFNNLKGEMMDMFVVKDTQLLSLKELRINANQLHGLVPKSIGNLRHLEILNLSMNSLEGVLSEAHFSNLSKLYHLDLSFNKHLELNVSSNWIPPFHLQVLGLGNCKLGFEFPKWLQTQKNLSHIVITNSGISESIPNWFWNFSTQLSLVNLSNNQIGGPIVKDYSLKSNLIEVDLSSNHFVGPIPNFLFKVERLHLSKNKFSSLNSMCNVSDDHYHYSLSFLDISDNQLIGELPNCLWKLKYIKILILSNNKLSGKIPKSIGSLSSIRSLHLSNNNFSGNLPSSMKKCQELILLDLGKNQLSGSIPMWIGESLQNLMILSLRSNHFNKTIPQNLCHLVKLHVLDLSLNHISGRIPSCIGNFSSMKKNEDEDTYFTTVDYYELGITDYDDQVFLTWKGTLSSYKSTLRLVKIIDLSSNKLIGEIPRQITQLNGLVLLNISRNNLSGQIPSEIGKLVSLDALDLSRNHIFGKIPSSLSKVDRLNTLDLSNNNLSGKIPTGTQLQTRDEASYEGNPELCGSPLLKKCQEDKEATPPPHLGDDRLENEDELIITKGFFISLAMGFVVGFWGICFTLIFNKSWRYTSFKFLSNVEDWCT